In Phyllostomus discolor isolate MPI-MPIP mPhyDis1 chromosome 3, mPhyDis1.pri.v3, whole genome shotgun sequence, a single genomic region encodes these proteins:
- the ZKSCAN5 gene encoding zinc finger protein with KRAB and SCAN domains 5 isoform X4: MVQPGAMQESFSHQLLSLDPQPEQEPQKPHLEENALSAFQVSSLPLKDSQELTASLVSAGSQKLVKIEDVADVAVSFILEEWGHLDQSQKSLYRDGRKENYESITSMDYESRSNNMELIVKQISDEAKSHWMTSGCTERNVPQSQEFGEVSDLHSMVERWQVNTSVGKSRQNRSQKGDLGAITDINHKQNTNAERGHKCNDCGKFFLQASNFIQHRRIHTGEKPFKCGECGKSYNQRVHLTQHQRVHTGEKPYKCQVCGKAFRVSSHLVQHHSVHSGEKPYGCTECGKNFGRHSHLIEHLKRHFREKSQRCSDKRSKNTKLNVKKTSEFSEADMELSERIKKNVFQVQDFGEDKLDRKQGLPMKEILGQPSSKRINFNEVTYVHKKSSTGERPHKCNECGKSFIQSAHLIQHQRIHTGEKPFRCDDCGKSYNQRVHLTQHQRVHTGEKPYTCHLCGKAFRVRSHLVQHQSVHSGERPFKCNECGKGFGRRSHLAGHLRLHSREKSHQCHECGEIFFQYVSLIEHQVLHVGQKNEKNGICEEAYSWNLTVIEDKKIELQEQPYKCDICSKAFTYSSDLIQHYRTHTAEKTCKGDICRENGQCSHIKQRQKTYSNMKSHQCNECGRGFTLKSHLNQHQRIHTGEKPFQCKECGMSFSWSCSLFKHMRSHERTDPLNTLSV, from the exons CCCTTTCTGCTTTCCAagtttcttcccttcccttgaaGGACAGCCAGGAGCTGACAGCCTCACTTGTCTCAGCTGGGTCCCAG AAGTTGGTGAAAATTGAAGATGTGGCTGATGTGGCTGTTTCCTTCATCCTGGAGGAATGGGGACATTTGGACCAGTCCCAGAAGTCTCTCTATAGGGATGGCAGGAAGGAGAATTATGAGAGTATTACCTCCATGG ATTATGAGTCCAGGAGTAACAATATGGAACTTATAGTAAAGCAGATTTCTGATGAAGCCAAATCACACTGGATGACATCAGGATGTACTGAAAGAAATGTTCCCCAAAGTCAAGAGTTTGGAGAAGTTAGTGACCTTCACAGCATGGTAGAAAGGTGGCAGGTGAACACCAGTGTAGGAAAGTCAAGGCAGAACCGTTCCCAGAAAGGAGATCTTGGTGCCATCACAGACATTAACCATAAGCAAAACACGAATGCCGAGAGAGGTCACAAATGTAATGATTGTGGTAAATTTTTCCTTCAAGCTTCAAACTTTATTCAACATCGGCGAAtccacactggagaaaaaccaTTTAAGTGTGGTGAATGCGGGAAAAGCTATAATCAGCGTGTGCACCTTACTCAGCATCAGCGAGTCCACACTGGTGAGAAACCCTATAAGTGTCAGGTGTGTGGAAAAGCCTTCCGTGTGAGCTCCCACCTTGTCCAGCATCACAGTGTGCACAGCGGAGAGAAACCCTATGGATGTACTGAATGTGGGAAAAACTTCGGTCGGCACTCTCACCTGATTGAGCACCTGAAGCGTCACTTCAGAGAGAAATCTCAAAGAT gcAGTGACAAAAGAAGTAAGAATACAAAGTTGAATGTTAAGAAAACTTCAGAATTCTCAGAAGCAGACATGGAACtatctgaaagaataaaaaaaaatgtttttcaagttcaAGATTTTGGAGAAGACAAGTTGGATAGAAAGCAGGGACTTCCTATGAAAGAGATACTAGGACAACCATCTTCAAAGAGGATAAATTTCAATGAAGTCACATATGTCCATAAAAAGTCCTCCACAGGAGAGAGACCACATAAgtgtaatgaatgtgggaaaagTTTTATTCAGAGTGCCCATCTTATTCAACATCAGCGAATACACACCGGGGAGAAACCATTTAGGTGTGACGACTGTGGGAAAAGCTATAATCAACGTGTACACTTAACTCAACATCAGCGAGTCCACACTGGTGAAAAACCCTATACCTGTCATTTATGTGGGAAAGCGTTTAGAGTGAGGTCCCATCTTGTTCAGCATCAGAGTGTTCACAGTGGGGAGAGACCATTTAAATGTAATGAGTGTGGGAAAGGCTTTGGGAGGCGTTCACACCTTGCTGGGCATCTTAGACTTCACTCTAGAGAGAAATCCCATCAGTGTCATGAATGTGGAGAAATCTTTTTTCAGTATGTTAGCCTCATTGAACATCAGGTACTCCACGTgggtcagaaaaatgaaaaaaatggcatttgTGAGGAAGCATATAGTTGGAATTTAACAGTGATTGAAGATAAGAAGATTGAGTTACAAGAGCAGCCTTACAAGTGTGATATATGTAGCAAAGCCTTTACTTATAGTTCTGACCTTATTCAGCATTATAGAACTCACACGGCAGAGAAAACCTGTAAAGGTGATATATGTAGAGAAAACGGCCAATGTTCCCATATAAAACAACGTCAAAAAACCTATTCCAACATGAAATCCCATCAATGTAATGAATGTGGCAGAGGCTTCACTCTGAAGTCACATCTTAAccaacatcagagaattcatactggtgagaaaccCTTTCAATGCAAAGAATGTGGAATGAGTTTCAGCTGGAGTTGTAGCCTCTTTAAACATATGAGAAGTCATGAGAGGACAGATCCCTTAAATACTTTAAGTGTATAG